A window of the Pristis pectinata isolate sPriPec2 chromosome 27, sPriPec2.1.pri, whole genome shotgun sequence genome harbors these coding sequences:
- the LOC127583714 gene encoding TLC domain-containing protein 5-like: MAAPLLLVLCSLICWVSLYVFFCQLNCHRCYEWSCRLVTLVHGVLIVCLSGYIGFVDGPWPFNHPGSPNTQLQTQVLCLSLGYFIFDMCWCIYFQTEGLVMLSHHSLSILGIIMVLALEHSATEE; this comes from the exons ATGGCTGCGCCCCTGCTCCTGGTGCTTTGCAGTTTGATTTGCTGGGTGTCACTTTACGTCTTCTTCTGTCAGCTAAACTGCCACCGCTGCTATGAGTGGAGCTGTCGCTTGGTAACCCTCGTACATGGCGTTCTCATTGTCTGTCTCTCTGGATACATTGGATTTGTAGATGGGCCTTGGCCCTTTAATCATCCAG GGTCTCCAAACACACAGCTCCAGACTCAAGTGCTGTGCCTGTCTCTGGGCTATTTTATATTTGACATGTGCTGGTGCATCTATTTCCAAACGGAAGGTCTGGTGATGTTGTCTCACCATAGCCTCAGTATCCTGGGCATCATCATGGTGTTAGCTTTGGAGCACTCAGCTACAGAG